Proteins encoded in a region of the Zunongwangia endophytica genome:
- a CDS encoding GH92 family glycosyl hydrolase yields the protein MFSVKNIFSAVIVCISVQISAQTNFDPLPYVNPFIGTSNYGATNPGAIAPRGMASVSPFNVAGRIDLNPLEKDSQWLSNPYVHQNQFLTGFSHVNMSGVGCPDLGVIITMPTTGELKTNHIDYGTKYSEETAEAGYYSAKLDKYNIKAEATASTRAGLTRYSFPAGKSNILLNLGLGLTNEQGAMVHVISSTEIEGMRMVGSFCYNNAEAAYPVYFIAKFSKPADDFGVWKTPYKYEGEEAQWMTYNGKTRIKEGFTREVIGDSIGAYMTYDFKQPEQVEVKIGVSYVSIENARENLEREVSNASFEEILAETKNAWKKKLQVAEVEGGTNDEKTIFYTALYHTQIHPNILNDVNGEYPEIATGKIGKTENTRYTTFSLWDTYRNYHQLMSLLYPKEQLDMVRSMLEMYDENGWLPKWELNSTETFTMVGDPAAVVLADTYLRGLTDFDIEKAYEAMLKSALDTTENPLRPGLKEYIENGYIGVDTDVEGPVSTTQEYNIADYAIAQLAKNLGKKKDYKTFLKRSEGYKKLYNPKTAFLQPKNSNGSWYKDFDPLAGANFAKNPGYIEGNAWQYLFMVPHDIDGLKKLMGGNAQFESKLDDLFAKDQFDMANEPDFAYGYLYNFISGKEYKASQRIHQLINKYWKNTPGGIPGNDDTGTMSAWIIYSMMGIYPITPAEPVYTFVTPTFDKITLHLDQDIYPNKTLMIENKSEGKDTFKLKIDENFVKKPLSEFPISNFPKKIYFNQ from the coding sequence ATGTTTTCAGTAAAAAATATTTTTTCAGCAGTAATCGTATGTATTAGCGTTCAGATCTCAGCGCAAACTAATTTTGATCCGCTTCCGTACGTAAATCCATTTATAGGAACTTCAAATTACGGCGCAACCAATCCAGGAGCTATTGCACCAAGAGGAATGGCAAGTGTATCGCCTTTTAATGTGGCGGGGAGAATAGATCTGAATCCGCTGGAAAAAGATAGTCAGTGGTTATCGAATCCGTACGTTCATCAAAATCAGTTTTTAACCGGATTTTCTCATGTGAATATGAGCGGAGTCGGCTGTCCCGATCTTGGCGTAATTATTACTATGCCTACCACCGGCGAGCTAAAAACAAACCATATCGATTACGGAACGAAGTATTCTGAAGAAACAGCCGAAGCAGGATATTACTCCGCAAAATTAGATAAGTACAATATAAAGGCTGAAGCTACTGCAAGCACTAGAGCGGGGCTTACACGATATTCATTTCCGGCAGGGAAATCAAACATATTGCTGAATTTAGGTTTAGGCTTAACCAACGAGCAAGGAGCCATGGTTCATGTAATTTCTTCAACAGAAATTGAAGGAATGCGCATGGTTGGGAGTTTCTGTTACAATAATGCGGAAGCTGCTTATCCGGTTTATTTTATAGCAAAATTCTCTAAACCGGCCGATGACTTTGGAGTTTGGAAAACCCCATATAAATACGAAGGTGAAGAAGCACAGTGGATGACGTACAATGGAAAAACCAGGATTAAAGAAGGTTTTACCAGAGAAGTTATTGGTGATAGTATTGGTGCTTATATGACTTACGATTTTAAACAACCAGAACAAGTTGAAGTTAAAATTGGAGTTTCTTACGTAAGTATTGAAAATGCTCGTGAAAACTTAGAGAGAGAAGTTAGCAATGCATCTTTTGAAGAAATTTTAGCGGAAACTAAAAATGCCTGGAAAAAGAAATTGCAGGTAGCTGAAGTGGAAGGCGGAACCAATGATGAGAAAACGATTTTTTATACCGCTTTATATCATACCCAAATCCATCCTAATATTCTGAATGATGTTAACGGTGAATATCCAGAAATTGCCACCGGAAAAATTGGTAAAACTGAAAATACACGATATACCACATTTTCATTGTGGGATACCTATCGAAATTATCATCAGCTTATGAGTTTGCTATATCCTAAAGAACAATTGGATATGGTAAGATCGATGTTAGAAATGTATGACGAAAATGGATGGTTGCCAAAATGGGAATTGAATTCAACCGAAACTTTCACAATGGTAGGCGATCCTGCTGCTGTAGTTTTAGCTGATACTTATTTACGAGGATTAACCGATTTTGATATTGAAAAAGCCTACGAAGCGATGCTAAAAAGTGCTTTAGATACTACTGAAAATCCATTACGACCTGGCTTAAAAGAATATATTGAAAACGGATATATTGGCGTAGATACAGATGTTGAAGGGCCGGTGTCTACTACTCAGGAATATAATATTGCAGATTATGCTATTGCGCAATTAGCTAAAAACTTAGGGAAGAAGAAAGATTATAAAACGTTTTTAAAACGTTCAGAAGGCTATAAAAAGTTATATAATCCCAAGACGGCATTTTTACAACCTAAAAATAGTAATGGCAGTTGGTATAAAGATTTCGATCCTTTAGCAGGTGCTAATTTTGCCAAAAACCCGGGGTATATAGAAGGTAATGCGTGGCAGTATTTATTTATGGTACCGCATGATATCGATGGCTTAAAAAAATTAATGGGCGGAAATGCCCAATTTGAGTCTAAATTGGACGATTTATTTGCCAAAGACCAGTTCGATATGGCTAACGAACCCGACTTTGCTTACGGATATCTTTATAATTTTATATCTGGTAAAGAATATAAAGCTTCGCAGAGAATCCATCAGCTAATCAATAAATACTGGAAAAATACTCCCGGTGGTATTCCAGGGAATGATGATACCGGGACGATGAGCGCATGGATTATATATTCTATGATGGGGATTTACCCTATTACTCCGGCTGAACCTGTTTATACTTTTGTAACTCCAACATTCGATAAAATTACGCTTCATTTAGATCAGGATATATATCCAAACAAAACCTTGATGATTGAAAATAAAAGTGAAGGAAAAGATACCTTCAAATTGAAAATAGACGAAAACTTTGTTAAGAAGCCATTATCAGAATTTCCTATATCAAACTTCCCTAAAAAAATATATTTTAATCAGTAG